In Firmicutes bacterium ASF500, a single genomic region encodes these proteins:
- the xerD_4 gene encoding Tyrosine recombinase XerD — MDHNTITSSQINEFQYYLQSEERVSGTIDKYLRDVRSFAAWLGERPVGKETCTRWKEQLQTEGLCPGTVNSKLSALNKFLGFLGRDECRVKYLRIQRRLFRGTERELSRPDYFRLLETANSLGKTRLALLMETICATGIRVSEVRYITVEAVNAGRAEISLKGKIRTILIPVKLCRKLKKYAKKQKIVSGEVFLTRNGKGLSRRQIWAEMKCICERAGVAASKVFPHNLRHLFAQAFYKMYQDVVKLADVLGHSSIETTRIYLISTGAEHARQLNRLGLIS; from the coding sequence ATGGACCACAACACCATTACGAGCAGTCAAATCAATGAATTTCAGTATTATTTGCAATCTGAGGAACGAGTATCCGGCACGATTGACAAATATTTGAGGGATGTTCGAAGCTTTGCCGCATGGTTGGGCGAGCGGCCCGTGGGAAAAGAAACCTGTACCAGATGGAAGGAGCAGCTTCAGACGGAAGGGCTATGCCCAGGAACCGTAAACTCCAAGCTGTCGGCACTGAATAAATTCCTCGGATTTTTGGGCAGAGATGAGTGCCGCGTAAAGTATCTGCGTATCCAGCGGAGGCTGTTCCGCGGGACAGAAAGAGAGTTGAGCAGGCCGGATTATTTTCGCTTGCTGGAGACGGCGAACAGCTTAGGCAAGACCCGGCTGGCTCTTTTGATGGAAACCATCTGCGCCACAGGTATACGGGTGTCAGAGGTCCGATATATCACGGTGGAGGCAGTGAATGCGGGGAGGGCAGAGATCAGCCTGAAGGGCAAAATACGCACGATCTTGATTCCTGTAAAACTGTGCCGGAAGCTGAAAAAGTATGCCAAAAAGCAAAAAATCGTCTCCGGTGAGGTTTTCCTCACCAGAAACGGAAAGGGGCTTTCGCGCAGGCAGATCTGGGCCGAGATGAAATGTATTTGCGAACGGGCGGGAGTGGCCGCGTCCAAGGTGTTTCCCCATAACTTGCGGCACCTGTTCGCACAGGCATTCTACAAGATGTATCAGGATGTGGTAAAATTGGCGGATGTGCTGGGGCACAGTTCTATCGAGACTACTCGGATCTATCTGATCTCCACAGGAGCGGAGCACGCCCGGCAGCTGAACCGTCTGGGCTTAATCTCGTAG
- the epsG gene encoding Transmembrane protein EpsG: MLPYYFLIGTSLAGAPLLSRRPGARWAYLLVMGLACWLIASLRYVTGFDYRFYESAFQTISASGLGGASWSEPGYLLLNLAVSSLHGDFRTFLLVFHLLLTALVFVWIDRYSQAPWLSVFLFLTLQHFALSMNFLRQAMAAAIVLWVYPFLTSRRILPSCGVILLAMCFHRTALIMLPLCFLLIQPPTKRHYILALLAAGAAYLLIDPLIDIALSVLPKYQHYLTEKYWQGNSFLYILMPLGCFIFALPLIRQTDREKLSPVLANSVFYTLLLQLFITRHFILERLSIYVSMFSLLALPAAVLAPCKQLSSKVRTGILIVGALAYFLFAAHQGFHGVYPYHGIWDRATTP, encoded by the coding sequence ATGCTTCCATATTATTTTCTGATCGGCACAAGCCTTGCCGGAGCGCCGCTGTTGTCTCGGCGGCCTGGAGCCCGATGGGCGTATTTGCTGGTGATGGGCTTGGCCTGTTGGCTCATCGCGTCTCTGCGGTATGTCACTGGCTTTGACTATCGCTTTTACGAGTCGGCTTTTCAGACCATTTCCGCCTCCGGCTTAGGCGGGGCAAGCTGGTCAGAACCAGGGTACCTCCTGCTGAATCTGGCTGTTTCATCTCTGCATGGCGATTTTCGCACCTTTCTCCTTGTCTTCCACCTTCTGCTGACTGCGCTGGTCTTTGTCTGGATCGACCGCTATTCACAAGCTCCGTGGTTGAGCGTCTTTCTATTTCTTACCCTTCAGCACTTTGCCTTGAGCATGAATTTCCTGCGTCAGGCCATGGCCGCCGCTATTGTACTGTGGGTCTACCCTTTTTTGACATCCCGCCGGATTCTTCCAAGCTGTGGAGTTATACTGCTGGCTATGTGTTTTCATCGCACCGCTTTGATCATGCTCCCACTCTGTTTTTTGCTGATACAGCCCCCAACTAAACGGCACTATATCCTGGCGCTTCTTGCAGCCGGGGCCGCCTACCTGCTGATTGACCCGTTGATTGATATCGCGCTTTCTGTCCTGCCAAAATATCAGCATTACCTCACAGAAAAATACTGGCAGGGCAACAGCTTTCTATATATCCTGATGCCGTTGGGCTGTTTCATTTTTGCGCTTCCGCTGATTCGTCAAACAGACCGTGAAAAATTATCCCCGGTACTGGCAAATAGCGTGTTTTATACTCTATTGCTCCAGCTTTTTATTACCAGACACTTCATTTTGGAGCGTCTCTCCATATATGTGTCTATGTTTTCCCTCCTTGCCCTTCCCGCCGCCGTCCTTGCCCCCTGCAAACAGCTTTCCTCCAAAGTAAGGACGGGTATTCTGATCGTGGGAGCACTTGCCTACTTTTTGTTTGCTGCCCACCAGGGATTTCACGGTGTGTATCCCTATCACGGGATCTGGGATCGCGCGACTACCCCCTGA